The region ATCTCCATCTGCCTGAAGATATCCTCAAAGGGGTCAAACCCGAATCCCCTTCTCCTTCCGAAAAATCCTCCGAACATCTCTCCCTCCTTCAATTAAGTTTTAAGGAATCTACAATTCTATTTTAAGAATAGGGTCGCACGCCCCCTCTGTCAACTATAAAACCCCGAACTTTTTACGCTTTGCGGCAACGAAGGCCTTCAGCTCGGACAAGGGGCGAGTGTTTAAAACGGAGCGGCCCTCAACCCAACCCCTTCGGGCAGTTCCCACGCCAAGCTTCATCATCCACATGTGGTCCGTGTGGTGGGAGTCGGTGTTGATAACCAGTGTTACTCCCGCCTTAACCGCCATTCGGCAGTGGGCGTCCCGAAGGTCGAGCCTGTTGTAGTAGGAGTTAACCTCGAGGGCAGTTCCCGTTTCCGCCGCCGCCTTTATAACCTTTTCGATATCCAGCGGGTAGCCTTCCCTCTGGCCTATTATCCGGCCGGTAGGGTGGGCTATGGCGTTAACGTAGGGGTTGTTTATTGCCTTCAGAATGCGCTCGGTGTTATCCTGGTTAAACCGGGAGTGAACGGCGGCAATTACAAAGTCGAGCTGTACAAGTATCTCGTCGGGGTAGTCTAAGGAGCCGTCGGGGAGGATGTCCACCTCGGCACCTTTGAGAACTGTAATTTTGCCTCCGAGGCGCTCGTTCAGCTTGTCTATTTCGTAGTTGCGCTTCAGAAGCTCCTCTTCGGTAAGGCCGCCGGCAACTCTGAGGCTCTTTGAATGGTCGGATATGGCTATGTAGCTGTAGCCCATCTCAAGGGCCCTCTTAACGTAGTCCTCTATGGTAGAGGCTCCGTCGCTCCAGGTAGAGTGGAGGTGAAGGTCTCCCCTGATTTCGTTGTAGCCGACGAGTTTGGGCAAGCGGTGCTCCTGAGCCGCCTCTATCTCGCCGGTATCCTCTCTTATCTCGGGAGGGGGGGTATCCATTCCGAGGGCGCTGTATATCTCCTCCTCGGTTCGACCCGCAATCCTCTTGTCCCCCTTGAATAGGCCGTACTCGTTGAGCTTGTAGCCCATTTTCAGACATATGGTTCTCAGGTGAATGTTGTGGGCCTTAGAGCCGGTAAAGTACTGGAGGGCAGCTCCGTAGGAGTCGGGCTCTATCACCCTTAAATCTACCTGCTCCCCTTCTTCGACTATTACGGTGGCCTTTTTCGGCCCCTTCCAGAGGACCTCTTTTACGTTGGGCAGGTTTACAAAGGCCTCAACTATCTCCAGGTTGTTCTTTCCGCTTGCGAGGATATCTATGTCCCCAACGGTCTCCTTCATCCTGCGGGTGGAGCCGCAGACCGATATCCTCTCAACGGCAGAGTGCTCCTTCAGGTGGTTAACTATCCTGTCGGCTATAAAGACGGCAACGCCCAGGAGTATCCGACCGCCGCTCTTTTCAAGGAGCTCTATCCCCTTTTTTATTTTCTCCACCCGTTTCGGGCCGAAGCCGGGGAGCTTCAGGAGCTCTCCCCTTTCTATGGCCCTTTTGAGGTCCTCTATGCTCCTTATGCCGAGCTCTTCGTAAAGGAGCTTCACCGTTTTCGGACCAACCCCGGGAATGTCCAGCAGGGTGAAGATGGTATCGGGAACCTGCTGCTTGAGCTTCTCGAACTCTTCAATCTTGCCGGTTCTCAGGAACTCAAGGATTTTCGCTTGGAGCCTCTGGCCTATGCCGGGAAGCTGGGAGAGCTTCCCCTCCCTTGCAAGGACCTCTATATCCTCTGAGAGGTCGTTTATGAGCCGGGCCGCGTTCCGGTAAGCCCTAACGTGGTAGGGGTTGTCTCCCATGAACTCCAGTATATCCGCCCACTTTTCGAATATCTGAGCGAGCTCCTTGTTCTTCATCTTCTCCCTCCTTTCTACAGATTATAGTGTTTATAATTGTGCTGCTATGGATGGCAGGGAGCTTCGAAGGGACAACTACTGTTTCGTCTGCGGGCCCGAAAACCCGAAGGGAATGCACCTGAAGTTTGAGAAGCGGCCCGACGGCGTTTACGCAAGGTTCTCACTCCCCAAGTACTACCAAGGTTACGACGGCGTTATCCACGGCGGAATCATCACCCTGCTGCTGGACGAGGCCATGGCCTACCTGCAGACCTACCACGAGCGGTTCCTCACCGGAAGGCTCACGGTAAGGTTCCACAAGCCGCTTCTGGTGGGAGAAGAGGTAGAGGTTAGAGCCTGGATAGAGAAGGAGCGGGGAAGGACAAAGGTAACGAAGGCGGTTATGGAGAAAACCTCCGGCGAGAAGGTCGCCGAAGCGGAAGCCCTCATGTTCGTAGTAAGGGAGAAGGAATGAGAAAGGCTATTTTGGCACTGGCCCTAACCGCAGCAACGAGCTACGCTGCAAGTGCCGGGAGCGCAACCGTTTTAACCAACCAGCTCTCGCTACGGAGCTACCCCAACGGGGAGCTAACCGAAACGGTGGAGTCGGGCCAGAGCCTTGAGCTGAGCTCACTCTTCAACTTCTGGGGCCTGAGCGAGAAGGGGTGGTTCGGCGTTGACTACACAGAGTTCTCCTTCCCGAAGCTGCTGAAAACGGGCTCAATAGAATTGAAGCTCTGCACGCTAAACGAGAGCCTGGGAACGGTAAAGGAGGGAACCACCGGCGTTGTGGCCGGAGAAACCGAAGATTACTACGAAGTGGCCTTCGGGGGGAAGCTCTACAGGGTTCCCAAAAACAGCTGCACCCCATTTTCCGACACCTTTTCGATAGAGGTTGTTAACTTTAAGGCCACTTTAAAAGGGCCCGAAGGCAACAGAGATGTACCCTCCGGAACGGCGCTCCTTCAAGACTCAAGCGGCAGATTCTTCTTCAAGGGTCGGTTTTACAACTCGATAGAGTTTCCCCAGCTGAAAGGGGAGGTAGATAGGGAGATTCTCCTGAAGGAAATCAACCGAATCATAGATATATTCAACAGCGCCAAGTTCTCTTCGCCCCTTGCCGACAGGCTCGGCTACTACGTAAAAACCCTGCCCGTAAGGAACGAAGACCTCAGAATTGTGAAAACTCCAAACGGAGTGGGCGTTTTCGTAAAGCTCAAGTACCGCTTCTTCACCAAAGAAGGAAAACCCATAGACGACAGAAAAACCCGCCTCTTTCTGAAGAGGTCCAACTTTATATTCTGGAAGAACCTGACCCAGGAGCTCTTCGGTCTTGGCGTGAACAAGTTTGTTGAGTTAGACATCTACAGGTTCAACGGCTCGGGAGGCTACGAAAACTGCGGGTTTGTTGCATCGAGCTACCACTTCTACAGGCTCTACGGCTTTAAAAACTGGAGGGACTTCATAGACCACTCGGAGTCCAACCTGAGCGAAGACCTGTGGTTCTTCGCAGACCAGGTTTACGAGAGGGTAGAGGGCAATGGGGATTAGGGAAAACGTTGAGAAAGTCTTAAAACAGATAGAGGAGGCCGCCTTACGGGCCGGCCGAAGGCCGGAGGAAGTGAAGCTCCTTGC is a window of Thermovibrio ammonificans HB-1 DNA encoding:
- a CDS encoding PaaI family thioesterase, which produces MDGRELRRDNYCFVCGPENPKGMHLKFEKRPDGVYARFSLPKYYQGYDGVIHGGIITLLLDEAMAYLQTYHERFLTGRLTVRFHKPLLVGEEVEVRAWIEKERGRTKVTKAVMEKTSGEKVAEAEALMFVVREKE
- the polX gene encoding DNA polymerase/3'-5' exonuclease PolX — translated: MKNKELAQIFEKWADILEFMGDNPYHVRAYRNAARLINDLSEDIEVLAREGKLSQLPGIGQRLQAKILEFLRTGKIEEFEKLKQQVPDTIFTLLDIPGVGPKTVKLLYEELGIRSIEDLKRAIERGELLKLPGFGPKRVEKIKKGIELLEKSGGRILLGVAVFIADRIVNHLKEHSAVERISVCGSTRRMKETVGDIDILASGKNNLEIVEAFVNLPNVKEVLWKGPKKATVIVEEGEQVDLRVIEPDSYGAALQYFTGSKAHNIHLRTICLKMGYKLNEYGLFKGDKRIAGRTEEEIYSALGMDTPPPEIREDTGEIEAAQEHRLPKLVGYNEIRGDLHLHSTWSDGASTIEDYVKRALEMGYSYIAISDHSKSLRVAGGLTEEELLKRNYEIDKLNERLGGKITVLKGAEVDILPDGSLDYPDEILVQLDFVIAAVHSRFNQDNTERILKAINNPYVNAIAHPTGRIIGQREGYPLDIEKVIKAAAETGTALEVNSYYNRLDLRDAHCRMAVKAGVTLVINTDSHHTDHMWMMKLGVGTARRGWVEGRSVLNTRPLSELKAFVAAKRKKFGVL